In Gemmobacter sp., the genomic window TTCGGCCACGCTCAGCGTGTCAATCGGCATCCAAACGGGGCTCTGACTCAGATTTGATGCACCTCCGTGATCATGATGCTGCGACGAGGCGCGCCCTGAGCAGATCGATGTTGGCGCGCCCGTACATCTGGCGTTTCAGCGTCTTCAGCCGGTTGATCTGGCCCTCGGTCTGCCCGTTTGACCATGGTTCCCGCAGCGCGGCTGCAACGGCGGCGCAATCGCTCCGGAGGCCGCGGGCGAAGGGCGCGATCATGCTGGCTTCGGCCTCGTCGAGCCAAGCGGCCAAAGCATCCCCCCGCGCGTTGCGCACCATGTCCGTGAACCGGTCGGTGAGCGCGCGGGCGGTCGCCAAGGCTGGCAACGCCGCTTCGATCCGCGCGACCTGAACCGCATCGGCCCTGGACAGGTGATCTCGGCCCATGGTCAGGAGCCCCGCAATCCTGCGGGCGGGCGGTGACTTGCCTGTCCCATTTGGCACCGCTTGCTCGGCGCGACGTTGGCGTGTTGCCCACTCGCTGACGACCCGGAGACTG contains:
- a CDS encoding transposase, whose product is SLRVVSEWATRQRRAEQAVPNGTGKSPPARRIAGLLTMGRDHLSRADAVQVARIEAALPALATARALTDRFTDMVRNARGDALAAWLDEAEASMIAPFARGLRSDCAAVAAALREPWSNGQTEGQINRLKTLKRQMYGRANIDLLRARLVAAS